Genomic DNA from Chaetodon trifascialis isolate fChaTrf1 chromosome 19, fChaTrf1.hap1, whole genome shotgun sequence:
AGACTTCGAGAGTGTGGAGCTGGGGGAGCTGGACAAGAGaggggagcagcagagggagaaggcACCTCGCAGGATCATCCATTTCTCCAGCGGGGAGACCATGGAGGAGTACAGCACCGacgaagaggagggagaggacaaGGAACCAGAGAGGAAAGACCTGCTGTCCTCCCCGGTCAATGCGGTGAGGGTGAGGAATGGTGGAGGGATGGGggattggtgtgtgtggggggtacGAGGAGCTGAATGAGGACGAGGGAAGTGATGGAGCAacggcagtgtgtgtgagaggaaagagggatttgtgttttctgtgaattAGTCAAAGAAGGAGCAATAGGAAACATACATGATGTCCTTTAGAAATGTGTCCCGTTGACTGTACGTTTGTGTGTTGCAGTCAAAGCTGACCTGGGGTCCGTACTTCTGGTTTCACATGTGGAGAGCTGCCACATCCACCATCTCAGGTTTGTTCATTACAGGCGAGATAAAATATGATGACAATGTGTGccataaaaagaaatacaaataaacagaTTCTTTCTACTGTTGTGCCAAAATCCAATCATATTTCCTCTCTGTAAAACTAAATAGGACGTGTGCTTCAAGATATAATATCATGACATTTACCTGTCAATCAGCCTTTAGCGGCACAGTTAGTTACATTTAGTTAGCATTAGTTAGCTAGCTGCAGCTCCAATACTCAGCTCGCTGTGCATTTGAATCGTCATTCCTGCAGGATGCCAACAGGGACACAGAGTTTACATTAGAGTAGCAggtaatctgtgtttttatcctttttaaaaatcaatacaTTCGTTGTACCTGCCATGATAATTATATCAAACATTTCTTACACAACCACTGTCTGAGAGATTGCAGTTGAACTCACTGACAGTCTCATGAAGGGTGATTTTGCAGCAGCCTTACTTAAGCTTAAACTGCTCACATAGTTGCACTGTGTCAGACGAGGCGGATGTTGCTGCACCCGTTTCTGATGCTTCTGATGCCTCACTTGAGCCACCAGGTAGAGTAACGCAGCAGCTTTGTACAAAGTTGGCAAACAACTTTATCTTTGCTGGCAATTTTACTGTGTAGAACCCGAAGCGCTTCCACACTCGGCTTCTCAGATGCTTCAGTGTCGTGATTATCCAATCGGCATGGCTgtgctctgtgtcctcctccatTTGTCTATCAGCCTAGTTTACTGATAGAGCAGCAGGGCATGCAGGAGATCAAGCTCTGCTGGACCACAAACTCCATCAAACGGTCTGTTGGACTTAAAGACTTCAAAGAGGTCATTACAGTTCAAAATGACATCCCTACCACTTTTTGATAGCCTTTGCCTGAAAGTTTTAATTTAATCCTTATGCTTCTACAGGTTCttattgtgttttatctgtgtgaCTATATACTCATGTTGTATCACTTTCATGCAAcgttttgctgctgcagtgatcTCATTTCCACATGAGTACGATCACTGTGTCATAGGAGGCACTCTGCTCATGGTTTGCATGGGATTGACTTGTAATTAAGAACTCCCCCCAGAGTTAGCCGAGCCATGATTCAGGTTATCCAGGGTCACCAGACAGATGAGAAAAAGCCAGGCTAAGTTGAACTTGCTTTTGTCAGGTTCACATCAATGCTGAAACTTCACTTTTGAAACTGAGATTTATTtagaaaatgtcacttttaaaTTATTCATCCTGTTACTCACGCTGTCAGCCCGTCTATATTTTGGAAAACTGTCTTAAAGTTAGATGAAATCTGAATAATTGATACCGCTGACATTAAACCCAGAAATTGTGGGGTTAGCAGAGGATAGGAACAAGAATATGTGATGTCTTACAAAGATTGATGAAAGATGTGAAATATTGCCTAATTCAATAATGGAACCTGGAACTGTTGTCATGGATCAGTCCAAACAGGGTTCAGCACACATTCAGCTGCTTCTTATTCTTTCCCAGCCTGCGACTACCTTGGGGAGAGGATGGCCTCCCTCTTTGGGATAACATCAGCCAAATATCAGTACGCAATTGACGAATACTACAGGATGAAGAAAGAGGTATGTTGCACTGAGGTTATGAAACcacattgtttttgtcattttgtttttcactgtgccAGCTGATGTAATGCCTGTGGTGTCTGCGtgtcagagggaggaagagaaagaggaaaaccgCCTGTCAGAAGAAGCGGAACGATCCTTTGAACAGATACAGTCTCGGGAAGATGAAGACGAAGCGATCACCATAACGGGCCAGGCGGAGGTGGCCGCCGCTCACCCTGACGTGACCTATCAGATTGAGGATGAAAATCGGGCACCTTCCAGCACCATCGTAGTCCCTGCGATCGTGACGGCGACCTAACCATCCCTAGAAATGGACGTTTGCCCTTcgatgtctgtgtgtttgttaaagaaGGATCACTGTCTTGTTTCACTAAGTACCGTTTGGTTTGTGTACAACACAGCTTTAGATGGGCAGTGCTGCTGTATTGTGGTTGTTTGGCAAGGACGGCGGTGGTGCAATGACTCCTCTGACTACTAAGTGTCTCTTTGCAACAGTGTAGCAACTGACACAGTAACTGCTGGATAATAGAGCAACAGATTTGGATATGATGTATTATGAAAACATACAATATGAGtcagaaaatgtgacattatGTGCCATTTTATCTGCTAATGCATAGTTTAGTTGACAttgttagcgtgttagcatcaCATTATGCAGCAGCTATTATCAGTTGCTACAGCAGCCTCCCGAATTTGAACGTTTGCTGTGGAGTGAAGGTTAAATGTTGCTCCCCTGTGCCTCTGACGGACCAGACACTGTGCCTAAATCACCAATACAGCCAAGTCAGTGACAGATCTGGACGAAGCATGTATTACGAAGTCATTTAAAGCGTTTAAAGATGCAAACTAGCCTCTTAATCAGTGAGTGCACTCCAGCCTTTTCAAATATTTGATGTATGCACATCGGCTGTTTTGTCCAGATCTGGTCAAACTGGTGCTTTTCTTGATAC
This window encodes:
- the LOC139348199 gene encoding protein FAM177A1-like isoform X2 — its product is MADISLYLTNVNVSIGQTMDVAQSPNPGKDFESVELGELDKRGEQQREKAPRRIIHFSSGETMEEYSTDEEEGEDKEPERKDLLSSPVNASKLTWGPYFWFHMWRAATSTISACDYLGERMASLFGITSAKYQYAIDEYYRMKKEREEEKEENRLSEEAERSFEQIQSREDEDEAITITGQAEVAAAHPDVTYQIEDENRAPSSTIVVPAIVTAT
- the LOC139348199 gene encoding protein FAM177A1-like isoform X1; translation: MADISLYLTNVNVSIGQTMDVAQSPNPGKDFESVELGELDKRGEQQREKAPRRIIHFSSGETMEEYSTDEEEGEDKEPERKDLLSSPVNAVRSKLTWGPYFWFHMWRAATSTISACDYLGERMASLFGITSAKYQYAIDEYYRMKKEREEEKEENRLSEEAERSFEQIQSREDEDEAITITGQAEVAAAHPDVTYQIEDENRAPSSTIVVPAIVTAT